A part of Nesterenkonia lutea genomic DNA contains:
- a CDS encoding TRAP transporter large permease yields MEIYHVVLLTLVLLVGLLCIKMPVALALGLAGAVGLVLLRGFDYSTSTLGSVPFADTASFTLTIIPMFILMGMFAVRANIAVNVFAVAHYFTRRAPGGIGVATVMACAGFSAVSGSSIGTAATVSRLAVGQMRASGFPASLATGIVAIAGTLGVMIPPSTFLVLYAVLARESVAALLAAGIIPGILSALSYITYIMIFGQRSVRKELARREGAGGDSGVDGDGERLGEAVEQARRELASKTVSLRELPWRGVVHVGILFLVVMGGMYTGVFTSTEGAAIGALTGLVILVIENRRRGGRHIFAAFKDSLLDTAQSTSMVFLIIVGSGIFSAFLVTAGVTQDITVWVTGLSFHPMLIMAMLLICLIPLGMFLESMSILVLAVPLLYPIAADLGFDGIWLGIMIVKLIEIGMVTPPVGIITFVIAGTANVRSETVFRGVLPLLVMDVITTTLLFLVPGITLFLPSLMT; encoded by the coding sequence ATGGAGATCTATCACGTCGTCCTGCTCACCCTGGTCCTGCTGGTGGGGCTGCTGTGCATCAAGATGCCCGTAGCCCTGGCACTCGGTCTCGCCGGTGCTGTCGGACTGGTGCTGCTGCGCGGGTTCGACTACAGCACGAGCACCCTGGGTTCGGTTCCTTTCGCTGATACGGCGAGCTTCACCCTCACCATCATCCCCATGTTCATCCTGATGGGGATGTTCGCGGTGCGGGCCAATATCGCCGTCAATGTCTTTGCAGTGGCGCACTACTTCACACGAAGGGCCCCTGGAGGCATAGGAGTCGCGACCGTGATGGCCTGTGCCGGGTTCTCCGCCGTGTCCGGCTCCTCCATCGGAACCGCCGCGACCGTCTCACGCCTGGCAGTGGGTCAGATGCGAGCCTCTGGGTTTCCCGCGAGTCTCGCCACCGGAATCGTCGCCATCGCCGGCACGCTCGGCGTCATGATCCCGCCCTCCACCTTTCTCGTCCTCTATGCGGTGCTGGCTCGCGAGTCTGTGGCCGCACTGCTGGCGGCAGGAATCATCCCCGGGATCCTCTCCGCGCTGAGCTATATCACCTACATCATGATCTTCGGTCAGCGTTCTGTGCGGAAGGAGCTGGCGCGACGCGAAGGTGCTGGCGGTGACAGCGGCGTCGACGGTGACGGTGAACGGCTGGGCGAGGCTGTGGAGCAGGCGCGCAGGGAGCTGGCCAGCAAGACCGTCTCCCTCCGTGAGCTGCCGTGGCGGGGGGTTGTGCATGTAGGCATACTCTTCCTCGTCGTGATGGGAGGGATGTACACAGGCGTCTTCACATCGACGGAGGGCGCTGCCATCGGTGCGCTCACCGGACTCGTGATCCTTGTCATCGAGAACCGGCGGCGGGGAGGGCGCCACATCTTCGCCGCGTTCAAGGACTCGCTCCTGGACACCGCGCAGTCGACCTCGATGGTCTTCCTCATCATCGTCGGTTCCGGCATCTTCTCCGCCTTCCTGGTGACGGCCGGCGTCACGCAGGACATCACGGTATGGGTCACAGGCCTGTCGTTCCATCCGATGTTGATCATGGCGATGCTTCTCATCTGTCTCATCCCGCTCGGCATGTTCCTGGAATCGATGTCGATACTCGTCCTGGCTGTTCCGCTGCTGTACCCCATCGCCGCGGACCTGGGATTCGACGGCATCTGGCTCGGCATCATGATCGTCAAACTCATCGAGATCGGGATGGTCACTCCTCCAGTGGGGATCATCACCTTCGTGATCGCGGGCACCGCGAACGTCAGATCAGAGACAGTCTTCCGCGGCGTCCTTCCTCTGCTCGTCATGGACGTCATCACGACGACGCTGCTGTTCCTGGTCCCAGGAATCACCCTCTTCCTGCCATCTCTCATGACGTAG
- a CDS encoding TRAP transporter small permease, translated as MERLVVNLSRVMGVIAALAIVVLMAAIVTDVVTRYLTGSSMPAMVELSESALVVSIFFGLAWAGASGAHVSVTLVTDRLSARLNRLLAVTVWVLTTLFVSWLTFATAGRAMNATGRGETRMGIVEWPTWPLRWVIVAGFLALLLVSLANLVRALRGRDILPAQIDELPRRDTVAETGEHASL; from the coding sequence ATGGAGCGTTTGGTTGTAAATCTGAGTCGCGTGATGGGGGTCATCGCCGCCCTGGCGATAGTCGTGCTCATGGCCGCGATCGTGACCGATGTGGTCACGCGATACCTGACCGGTTCGAGCATGCCGGCCATGGTGGAGCTCTCAGAATCCGCGCTCGTGGTCTCCATCTTCTTCGGGCTGGCGTGGGCGGGCGCCTCCGGGGCGCATGTGTCAGTCACCCTGGTCACCGACCGCCTCTCGGCGCGGTTGAACCGGCTCCTGGCTGTCACGGTCTGGGTGCTCACCACCCTCTTCGTCAGCTGGTTGACCTTTGCGACCGCCGGCAGGGCGATGAACGCCACCGGCAGGGGTGAGACACGCATGGGCATCGTGGAATGGCCGACGTGGCCGCTTCGGTGGGTGATCGTGGCGGGCTTCCTGGCGCTGCTGCTCGTGTCCCTCGCCAATCTCGTGCGGGCCCTCCGTGGCCGTGACATCCTCCCGGCCCAGATCGACGAACTCCCCCGACGTGACACGGTCGCTGAGACCGGCGAGCACGCGAGCCTCTGA
- a CDS encoding NAD(P)-dependent oxidoreductase, translated as MRAGTEKVAFIGLGTMGGPMVANVVKGGFEVYLYDADPERASILADQLDTGAETRVHAARTPGDLQDCTVVVLMLPNSAIVRSVLLTQDGGLQLPLQPGSVIIDMSSSDPTETVSTGAALSTHGLSMIDAPVSGAKARALDATLAIMMGADDEAAAQRAIPVVDTMSRSIYRTGKLGTGHAMKALNNFVAAASFAAASEAVTAGERFGLDPALMVDILNDSTGQSFITSHVLGPHVVEGRFASGFALPLLTKDVRIAESLQRSVHHESPVCDAVSRQFGAALEELGDVDHTEAFSYWNTN; from the coding sequence ATGCGCGCAGGAACAGAGAAGGTCGCCTTCATCGGCCTGGGCACCATGGGCGGACCGATGGTCGCCAATGTCGTCAAGGGCGGTTTCGAGGTCTACCTCTATGACGCGGACCCGGAGCGGGCCTCCATTCTTGCAGACCAGCTGGACACAGGTGCTGAGACACGAGTCCACGCGGCTCGGACCCCGGGAGACCTCCAGGACTGCACGGTGGTGGTGCTCATGCTCCCGAACAGTGCGATCGTTCGGTCAGTTCTTCTCACGCAGGACGGTGGGCTGCAGCTTCCGCTGCAACCGGGCAGCGTCATCATCGACATGAGCTCCTCCGACCCCACTGAGACGGTGAGCACAGGAGCAGCTCTCTCGACCCACGGCCTCTCCATGATCGACGCCCCGGTCTCAGGTGCGAAGGCGCGAGCCCTGGATGCAACATTGGCGATCATGATGGGCGCCGACGACGAAGCCGCTGCGCAACGCGCGATTCCGGTGGTCGACACCATGAGCCGCAGCATCTATCGGACGGGAAAGCTCGGCACCGGACATGCCATGAAGGCCCTGAACAACTTCGTCGCCGCGGCATCGTTCGCCGCAGCCTCGGAAGCGGTCACGGCCGGCGAACGATTCGGACTCGATCCCGCGCTGATGGTGGACATCCTCAACGATTCGACGGGCCAAAGCTTCATCACCAGTCACGTCCTCGGGCCTCACGTGGTGGAGGGACGATTCGCCAGCGGCTTCGCCCTTCCGCTGCTGACCAAAGACGTCCGCATCGCCGAGAGCCTCCAACGCTCCGTCCACCACGAGTCGCCGGTCTGTGACGCGGTGAGCAGACAGTTCGGAGCCGCACTCGAGGAGCTGGGGGACGTCGACCACACCGAGGCCTTCAGCTACTGGAACACCAACTGA